One window of the Tachypleus tridentatus isolate NWPU-2018 chromosome 10, ASM421037v1, whole genome shotgun sequence genome contains the following:
- the LOC143230547 gene encoding solute carrier family 25 member 35-like has product MEFLLGGAAACCAGVITNPLEVVKTRFQLQGELRSRGCYSIHYKNVFHAFYAVVKGDGIFALQKGLVPALWYQFFMNGVRLGTFHCFEKIDFIKNSHGDVCVYRSICAGALSGCIGSLIGSPFYMVKTQLQAQSAGCISVGYQHHHHGMFEAFSKIFGQHGFLGLWRGVNGAMARVTIGSAAQLATFSKSKNVIDKAELFPRDSVSSALAASTLSGAVVVALMTPFDVISTRLYNQGVDSRGKGLLYSGLCDCFFKIFSTEGILGYYKGWSASIIRLGPHTVLSLMFWNELRKYYHQLSAPEDVDFLQP; this is encoded by the exons ATGGAATTTCTGCTAGGAGGAGCTGCGGCTTGTTGTGCTGGTGTTATCACTAATCCTTTAGAGGTGGTGAAAACGCGCTTTCAACTTCAAGGTGAATTACGAAGTCGGGGTTGTTACTCTAttcattataaaaatgtatttcatgcaTTTTATGCTGTTGTTAAGGGTGATGGAATTTTTGCTCTGCAGAAAGGGCTTGTCCCTGCTTTATGGTATCAGTTTTTCATGAATGGAGTTCGACTTggaacatttcattgttttgaaaAAATTGATTTCATTAAAAACAGTCATGGCGACGTTTGTGTTTACAGAAGTATTTGTGCAGGGGCTTTATCAGGTTGCATTGGTTCGTTAATTGGTAGTCCATTTTATATG gtgAAGACCCAACTGCAAGCCCAGTCAGCAGGTTGTATTTCTGTTGGTTACCAACATCATCATCATGGCATGTTTGAggcattttcaaagatttttgGCCAGCATGGCTTCTTGGGACTTTGGCGTGGAGTTAATGGAGCTATGGCCAGAGTAACTATAGGTTCAGCTGCACAGCTGGCTACTTTCTCCAAGTCTAAGAATGTAATTGATAAAGCTGAG CTCTTTCCACGAGACAGTGTGTCAAGTGCTCTAGCAGCAAGCACACTATCTGGAGCAGTCGTTGTTGCCCTGATGACTCCATTTGACGTCATCTCAACACGCCTCTACAATCAAGGAGTTGACTCGAGGGGAAAAGGACTTCTATACAGTGGACTCTGtgattgtttttttaagattttttcaACTGAAGGAATTTTAGGTTATTACAAGGGATGGTCAGCCTCTATTATAAGGTTGGGTCCACATACTGTCTTAAGTCTAATGTTTTGGAATGAATTACGAAAGTATTATCACCAGCTCTCTGCCCCTGAAGATGTAGATTTTTTGCAACCATAA